Below is a genomic region from Candidatus Binataceae bacterium.
GATTGCGCGCCTCGGCGCGCTGGTGATCGATAACGTCATCGCGCTGGGTAACTTCGTGCTGTTCCTGACGGTCGCGCTGTGGTGCGCGGTCCTTCCGCCATACAAACCGCGCCTCGCGATCCGCCAGATGCGCACGATCGGCGCCGAGTCGATCGTGCTGGTCGCGCTGATCGGCGCGTTCACCGGGATGGTGCTCGGCCTGCAGGGCTACAACACGCTGCGCCGCTTCGGTTCCGAGGGCGCGCTCGGCACGGTCGTCGCGCTGGTGCTGGTGCGCGAGCTGGGGCCGGTGCTGGCGGCGCTGATGGTTACGGCGCGGGCGGGTTCCGCGATGGCGGCCGAGCTGGGATCGATGCAGGCGACCGAGCAGATCGACGCGCTTGCGGTGATGGCGATCAATCCGATCCAGTACCTCATCTCGCCGCGCGTGATCGCGGGGGTGCTCAGTTTCCCGCTGCTGACCAGCATCTTCGACGTGATCGGAATCTGGGGCGGCTACCTTATCGGCGTCGGCCTGATGGGGGCGCCGAGCGGCGCCTACTTAAACGGCATCGCAATGAACCTGTCCGCCCACGACATCGCGAGCGGTCTCTACAAGGCGCTGGTCTTCGGGCTGGTCGTGATGTGGGTCTGCTGTTACAAGGGTTACCATGCGCAGCGGATGGCGACCGGGGTAAGCCGCGCAACCACCGAGGCGGTGGTGCTCTCGAGCGTGCTGATTCTGGCCTGGGACTATTTCCTCACGTCGATTCTCCTATAAAATTCGCGGAAATTTCAGACAGAAATGCCGATCGGGGCCAAGATGAGCAAGCGAAGATGAGCAGTGAAGTTGGGCAAGTGAAGTTGGGCGAGTGAAGATGGCGCAGACGCGAATGGCGCAGGACTGACGATGGCGGATCAGAACGGAAAGGGCGCGGCCGCGCCGGGCGGACCGGTTGCGATCGAAGTGCGCGGCCTGCGCCATCGCTTCGGAGCGCAGGAAGTTCTGCGCGGCGTCGATCTCGATTTTCCACGCGGCCATATCACGACCATCGTGGGCCCCAGCGGATGCGGCAAGACCGTGCTGCTCAAGCATCTCAACCTGCTCTTGCGTGCCGACTCGGGCAGAATCGTGATCGACGGAGTCGATGTCACGCGCCTGAGCAATCGCGGACTGGACGAGGTGCGCAAGGAATTCGGGATGCTGTTCCAGGCGGGCGCGCTGTTCGATTCGATGACGGTGTTCGACAATGTCGCGTTTCCGCTGGTCGAGAACACCGGTATGGAACGCAAGGAAATTGCGCTCAAGGTGCATGAGATGCTGGGCAACGTTGGCCTCGAGGGGATGGAGAACAAGTATCCCTCGGAGCTGAGCGGCGGGATGCAGAAGCGGGCGGCGCTCGCCCGCGCGCT
It encodes:
- a CDS encoding ATP-binding cassette domain-containing protein, which encodes MADQNGKGAAAPGGPVAIEVRGLRHRFGAQEVLRGVDLDFPRGHITTIVGPSGCGKTVLLKHLNLLLRADSGRIVIDGVDVTRLSNRGLDEVRKEFGMLFQAGALFDSMTVFDNVAFPLVENTGMERKEIALKVHEMLGNVGLEGMENKYPSELSGGMQKRAALARALVRNPKILMLDEPTTGLDPTRTGSIHALVRQTQQRFGLTVVMVSHDVPAVFEISDRVAFMHEGRMKLTGTPAEVTAANDEVFNRFLAGRAAGDERDAAAL
- a CDS encoding MlaE family lipid ABC transporter permease subunit, whose amino-acid sequence is MSRIAGLIARLGALVIDNVIALGNFVLFLTVALWCAVLPPYKPRLAIRQMRTIGAESIVLVALIGAFTGMVLGLQGYNTLRRFGSEGALGTVVALVLVRELGPVLAALMVTARAGSAMAAELGSMQATEQIDALAVMAINPIQYLISPRVIAGVLSFPLLTSIFDVIGIWGGYLIGVGLMGAPSGAYLNGIAMNLSAHDIASGLYKALVFGLVVMWVCCYKGYHAQRMATGVSRATTEAVVLSSVLILAWDYFLTSILL